The Marinobacter bohaiensis genome segment ATGGCCGTTGCCCTGCGACTGGTGCGCGATGGCGAAGCCCAGGGGTGCGTCAGTGCCGGTAATACGGGCGCTCTGATGGCGTTCGGTCGCTCCCTGCTGCGCATGTATCCGGGGATCGAGCGGCCAGCCATCGTCAAGCTGATTCCGTCCCTGCGTGGTCGCTGCCATGTACTGGACCTGGGCGCGAATGTCGATGCCAGCGCCGAGAACCTCTACCAGTACGCGCTCATGGGGTCACTCATGGCGGCGGCGGTTAACAACCTGCAGGAGCCGCGCGTGGCCCTGTTGAATGTGGGCGAGGAGGAGATCAAGGGGAACGAGCAGGTGCGCCTGGCGTCGCATATGCTGGCCCAGTGCGAGACGCTCAATTACATTGGTTACGTGGAGGGCAGCGACCTGTTCCGCGACGTCGCCGATGTGGTGGTGTGCGACGGTTTTGTCGGCAATATCGCCCTCAAGACCGGTGAGGGTGTGGCGAGCATGCTCATGGAGCTGCTGGATCAGACCTTTACCCGCACGCTCTACGGGCGCATCATCGGCTGGCTGGCGCGCCCCACTCTGACGCGCCTCCTGAAAACCATCGACCCTTCCCGCCACAACGGCGCCAGCCTGCTTGGGCTGCAGGGCGTGGTGATCAAGAGCCACGGCAATGCCAATGAGCGGGCCATGCTCGCGGCCATTCGCCAGGCGTTTCGCGAAGTGAAGCTGGAAGTGCCTCGTCGCATCAATGAGCAACTGGACGAATGGATGATCTGACACCCCGTGTTTTGTGTCTGCAAGGCTTGTACCATTGGCTAATCTTACAGAACACCAAACAGGGGTAGACTGAGCGCCATGAAATCAGCATTTCTTTTCCCGGGTCAGGGCTCACAATCGGTTGGTATGCTTGGCGATGCCGCTGAGGCTTGGCCGATCATTGCCGAGACCTTTGATGAAGCCTCCCAGGTCCTCGGATTTGACCTGTGGTCGATCTGCAAGAACGGTCCCGAGGAAGACCTCAATTCCACCGCGATTACCCAGCCTGCGCTGCTCACGGCAAGCATCGCGCTGTGGCGGCAGTGGTTCGTGGCCGGAGGTCCGCGCCCGGAGTTCTTAGCCGGTCACAGTCTGGGCGAATACAGTGCCCTGGTGGCTGCCGAAAGCCTGAATTTCTTCGACGCGGTCAAGCTGGTGCGTCTGCGCGGCGAACTGATGCAGAGTGCGGTGCCAGCCGGTGAGGGCCGCATGGCGGCGGTGCTGGGGCTGGAAGACGACGTTGTCATCGCCGCCTGCGAGGAAGCCGCTGAGGGCGAAGTGGTCGCGGCCGTCAACTTCAACGCACCGGGTCAGGTGGTCATTGCGGGTAACGCTTCGGCCGTGGATCGCGCCATCGACATCTGTAAAGGAAAGGGGGCCAAACGGGCCCTGCCGCTGCCGGTCAGCGTGCCATCCCACTGCTCCCTTATGAAGCCGGCGGCCGACGAGCTGGCTAAGACGCTGGATGAGGTGGATTTCAACGACGCTGTCATCCCGGTGGTGCAGAATGTCAATGCGGCGCCGGAACAGTCCAGCGATACGCTGAAGGAAAACCTGCTGCAGCAGCTGTACTCCCCGGTCCTGTGGACCGATTCAGTGCGCTATCTGAGTGAAGAGGGTGCGTCGGTGGCGATCGAGTGCGGTGCGGGCAAGGTGCTGGCCGGGCTGGCCAAGCGAATCGATCGCAATCTGTCCGTGTTTGGCATTGAAACGCCGGACACGCTGCAAAAAGCGCTGGATGGCGTAAACGGTTAAGTTTTCAGGAGAAACGACGTTATGTCGCTGCAAGGCAAGGTAGCCCTGGTTACCGGGGCCAGTCGAGGTATTGGCCGGGAAATTGCTAAACAACTCGCAGACGGCGGTGCTACCGTCGTCGGCACCGCGACCTCCGAGTCTGGCGCCGAGGCAATCAGCCAGGCGCTGGCGGAGAAGGGCGGTTACGGCATCGTGATGAACGTTGCCGACGCGGACAGCATCAGCGACGGGATCAAGGCCATCACGGAGAAATCCGGCGCGCCGGTGATCCTGGTCAATAACGCGGGGATTACCCGCGATAACCTGTTGATGCGGATGAAGGATGATGACTGGGATGCGGTCATCAACACCAACCTCAGCGCTATCTACCGCACCAGCAAGGCGGTATTGCGTGGTATGGCCAAGGCCCGCTGGGGTCGCATCATCAACATCAGTTCTGTCGTTGCCGGTATGGGTAACCCAGGGCAGGTCAATTACTGTGCGGCCAAAGCCGGTGTTGAGGGGATGACCCGCAGCCTGGCGAAAGAGATGGCCAACCGTGGTATCACGGTCAACAGTGTGGCGCCCGGATTCATCGATACCGATATGACGAAGAAACTGGACGACAGTCAGCGGGAGGCTATGATGAATGTCATTCCTGCGGGTCGTCTGGGCGAGCCGGAAGAGGTCGCTGCGGTGGTCGGGTTCCTGGCCTCCGAGCAGTCGGCGTACATCACCGGCGAATCCATTAACGTGAACGGCGGCATGTTCATGGGATAATGGGGCTTGTGGTAATTCGTTGAACGACAAGTCTTTAGCTTCAAACCCTGCTTGTTTGCGGGTGGGGATTACACTAAACTGCACGCAAAATTAGTGCTTGGTTGCGAATTAAGTGAGGAAAATATGAGTACAGTCGAAGAGCGCGTGAAGAAGATTGTCTGTGAACAGCTGGGCGTCAAGGAGTCTGAAGTTCAGAACACTTCTTCTTTCGTAGAGGATCTGGGCGCGGATTCACTGGACACTGTTGAGCTGGTAATGGCCCTCGAAGAAGAGTTCGAGACCGAGATTCCCGATGAGGAAGCCGAGAAGCTGACCAGCGTTCAGGACGCGATCGACTACATCGTCGCGCACACCTGATACTCAGCCAGTATTGAAAGCCAAGCAGAAGCCGTCCTTAGTCGGATTATTAAGGACGGCTTTTTTATTGGTGCGAATCCGCCGGGATTCGTGCCAATTGTTCGTTGTGCCTCCCCGGTGCAGCCGGGCTGTCACAAAAGCGTCACCCGTATTTGCGATAAACCCGCGGGTTGCGGCTCGATAACGCATTCTACCTTCCGCCGATTGGTGGCGGGGTGGGATGGCGGGATAATAACTACCCAAGGAAAGCGCTGAGCGGTAGCGGCAAGGGTCGCACCACGGCAGCATTCGTAAAGCAATAGGTGAATCAATGATTTCTGGACGACGTGTCGTAGTCACCGGTCTCGGTATGGTGTCCCCGCTGGGCAGCGATGTGGCTTCATCCTGGGCGGGTATCCGCGAAGGCAAGAGCGGCATCGGCCCCATCGAGCGATTCGATGCAACCGACTTCAACACCCGGATTGGCGGAGCGGTCAAGGATTTTGACCTGGAAACCTATCTGAGCCCGAAGGATGCCCGCAAGATGGATGCCTTCATCCACTACGGCATCGCAGCGGCCACCCAGGCGGTGCAGGACAGCGGGCTGGACGTCGAGAACGCGGCCGATCCGGATCGGGTCGGAATTGCGATTGGCTCCGGCATCGGAGGCCTGGAATACATTGAGAAGAACGTTCTGATTCTGGAAGACAAGGGGCCCCGCAAGGTGTCGCCTTTCTTCGTGCCGGCCTCGGTCATCAACATGGTGGCGGGCAATGTCGCTATCCGTTTTGGCTTCAAGGGCCCGAATATTGCCATCACCACAGCCTGTACCACCGGCACCCATAACATCGGCTACGCCGCGCGCACGATCCAGTACGGCGACGCGGACGTGATGCTGGCGGGCGGGTCGGAGATGGCGACCACGCCCACCGGTATTGCCGCCTTCGGCTCGGCGCGGGCCTTGTCCACGCGTAACGACGAGCCGGAAAAGGCCAGCCGGCCGTGGGACAAGGACCGCGATGGTTTCGTCCTCAGCGACGGCTCCGGGGTGCTGGTTCTTGAGGAGCTGGAACACGCCAAGCGTCGCGGTGCGACCATCTACGGCGAGGTGATCGGCTTCGGCATGAGCGATGACGCCCACCATATTACGGCGCCGTCGGGTGAGGGCGCCCAGCGCGCCATGAGCAACGCTATCCGGGATGCCGGAATTGACGTGTCCGAGATTGGCTACATCAACGCCCACGGAACCTCCACGTCGGTGGGCGATGTGGCGGAAGTGGATGCGGTCAAGGCCGTGTTCGGTGATCACGCCCGGAAGCTGGCGATGTCCAGCACCAAGTCCATGACCGGCCACCTACTGGGTGCGGCGGGGGCTGTGGAAGCGATTTTCTCGCTGCTGGCGCTGCGCGATGGCGTGTTACCGCCGACCATCAACCTGGATAACCCGGATGAGGGTTGTGACCTGGACTTCGTCGCGCACAAAGCCCGCGAAGCGAGCATCTCCGCCGCGCTGTCCAATTCCTTCGGTTTTGGAGGCACCAACGGCACGTTGATTTTCCGTCGCCACGACGGCTGATCACACCGTGCTTGAGTGTCTCTGGGCCGACGCCGACGGTGTGCCTCCCCTGGATCGGGGGTTGGCCTACGGCGACGGACTGTTTGAGACCATCCGGATCAACGGTCACGTCGCCTCGCTTGGCGAACGCCACCTGCGTCGCATGCAGCGCGATGCGGCCCGGCTCGGTATTTCGGTGTCCCATGCCGAACTGGCCGATGCCCTGGAGCGCGCCGTCGAGCGATACGCCGGGCCCGCACCCTGGGTCCTCAAGCTGTTGCTGACCCGGGGCGTTGGCGGCCGCGGCTATCGCCCGCCGGAGCCGGCGCACCCTTGCCTTATCATCTCTCACAGCCCCGTGCCAGCGGTGCCTGAGGCGCCGGTGGCCGTCGACATCTGGTCGCATCCCTTGGTTATCGATCCCTTGCTGGCGGGTATCAAGCACCTCAACCGCCTGCCGCAGGTGATGGCCAGCCGCGCCATGCCGGACTGGGCTTGGGAAACGCTCATGACCGACGTGGATGGCGCCCTTGTCGAAGGCTCCCGGACCAACCTGATCGCGCTGGTTGGAACGGTTTGCATCACGCCCCCTGCCGGAGAGCTGGCAGTAGCCGGTGTCGCCCGGGAGGCTTTGCTGGAGGCGTTGCCGGACCTGGGCTTGTCGTTGGAGGAGCGGGCGGTCACGGACGCCGATATGACCCGCCCGGAGTTTGCCGGCCTCTTGCTGACCAACAGTGTCGTCGGTGGCGTCGCAATCGAACGGATCAGCGAGC includes the following:
- the fabD gene encoding ACP S-malonyltransferase — protein: MKSAFLFPGQGSQSVGMLGDAAEAWPIIAETFDEASQVLGFDLWSICKNGPEEDLNSTAITQPALLTASIALWRQWFVAGGPRPEFLAGHSLGEYSALVAAESLNFFDAVKLVRLRGELMQSAVPAGEGRMAAVLGLEDDVVIAACEEAAEGEVVAAVNFNAPGQVVIAGNASAVDRAIDICKGKGAKRALPLPVSVPSHCSLMKPAADELAKTLDEVDFNDAVIPVVQNVNAAPEQSSDTLKENLLQQLYSPVLWTDSVRYLSEEGASVAIECGAGKVLAGLAKRIDRNLSVFGIETPDTLQKALDGVNG
- the fabF gene encoding beta-ketoacyl-ACP synthase II; translation: MSGRRVVVTGLGMVSPLGSDVASSWAGIREGKSGIGPIERFDATDFNTRIGGAVKDFDLETYLSPKDARKMDAFIHYGIAAATQAVQDSGLDVENAADPDRVGIAIGSGIGGLEYIEKNVLILEDKGPRKVSPFFVPASVINMVAGNVAIRFGFKGPNIAITTACTTGTHNIGYAARTIQYGDADVMLAGGSEMATTPTGIAAFGSARALSTRNDEPEKASRPWDKDRDGFVLSDGSGVLVLEELEHAKRRGATIYGEVIGFGMSDDAHHITAPSGEGAQRAMSNAIRDAGIDVSEIGYINAHGTSTSVGDVAEVDAVKAVFGDHARKLAMSSTKSMTGHLLGAAGAVEAIFSLLALRDGVLPPTINLDNPDEGCDLDFVAHKAREASISAALSNSFGFGGTNGTLIFRRHDG
- the fabG gene encoding 3-oxoacyl-ACP reductase FabG; amino-acid sequence: MSLQGKVALVTGASRGIGREIAKQLADGGATVVGTATSESGAEAISQALAEKGGYGIVMNVADADSISDGIKAITEKSGAPVILVNNAGITRDNLLMRMKDDDWDAVINTNLSAIYRTSKAVLRGMAKARWGRIINISSVVAGMGNPGQVNYCAAKAGVEGMTRSLAKEMANRGITVNSVAPGFIDTDMTKKLDDSQREAMMNVIPAGRLGEPEEVAAVVGFLASEQSAYITGESINVNGGMFMG
- a CDS encoding aminotransferase class IV, which codes for MLECLWADADGVPPLDRGLAYGDGLFETIRINGHVASLGERHLRRMQRDAARLGISVSHAELADALERAVERYAGPAPWVLKLLLTRGVGGRGYRPPEPAHPCLIISHSPVPAVPEAPVAVDIWSHPLVIDPLLAGIKHLNRLPQVMASRAMPDWAWETLMTDVDGALVEGSRTNLIALVGTVCITPPAGELAVAGVAREALLEALPDLGLSLEERAVTDADMTRPEFAGLLLTNSVVGGVAIERISEQRLPITERLATIRSFLADAVGS
- the plsX gene encoding phosphate acyltransferase PlsX; translation: MNSITIAIDAMSGDRGPAVAVSAALDAVRENEALSVILVGQQSELEAFLSEPHPRIRIVEAVDTVRMNERPSHALRHKQHSSMAVALRLVRDGEAQGCVSAGNTGALMAFGRSLLRMYPGIERPAIVKLIPSLRGRCHVLDLGANVDASAENLYQYALMGSLMAAAVNNLQEPRVALLNVGEEEIKGNEQVRLASHMLAQCETLNYIGYVEGSDLFRDVADVVVCDGFVGNIALKTGEGVASMLMELLDQTFTRTLYGRIIGWLARPTLTRLLKTIDPSRHNGASLLGLQGVVIKSHGNANERAMLAAIRQAFREVKLEVPRRINEQLDEWMI
- the acpP gene encoding acyl carrier protein; the protein is MSTVEERVKKIVCEQLGVKESEVQNTSSFVEDLGADSLDTVELVMALEEEFETEIPDEEAEKLTSVQDAIDYIVAHT